A region from the Vicia villosa cultivar HV-30 ecotype Madison, WI linkage group LG3, Vvil1.0, whole genome shotgun sequence genome encodes:
- the LOC131657482 gene encoding putative F-box protein At4g38870, giving the protein MGSYAKPKPKFLTVQRRLINQKNLNSLFPRHVVGLEMGITPSSCCEKKKTLSASNVEVSNYMHDDILFSILSKLSLKSLKRFECVCKSWSLLFDNPYFMTMFRNYFVSKDHSFYDDISFLLHLKNQGLLYSLSGEGSENNKVRFHWERLPLTDRNNDFSFNILGPICFNGTLFLQYYNNSGERNFMLWKPNTTEFQIIYTECSFPKVWSDHYQVGYDHVKDDYKMIRRTHCPPKSNLRVSSFLEVFSIKNKSWKEIDDDFPHSCRCSEEVYVDGVSHWYEKLGTRTHLVSFDFSKESFITTPVPSYTDDAFDFNSTRWMRTRILTVLNGSIAFIVHCEETSTFHILILGEIGVEESWTKLFSVGPLPCLKIPIGIGKKGNILIKKKNNELAWFDISTGTIDEIGVMAETYGKILIYQESFLPNGGIYSKLSSSFHKRPI; this is encoded by the coding sequence ATGGGATCATATGCAAAACCCAAACCAAAATTCCTTACAGTACAGCGCCGCTTAATCAATCAGAAGAACCTAAATTCTCTTTTTCCTCGGCACGTGGTTGGATTGGAGATGGGTATAACACCGTCTTCTtgttgtgaaaagaaaaaaacactGTCTGCTTCAAATGTTGAGGTTAGCAATTATATGCATGATGATATTCTTTTCTCTATTCTCTCTAAACTTTCTCTTAAGTCTTTGAAGCGATTTGAATGTGTATGTAAATCATGGTCTCTCTTATTCGATAACCCTTATTTTATGACTATGTTCCGCAACTATTTCGTATCTAAAGACCATTCTTTTTATGATGATATATCTTTCCTCCTACATTTGAAAAACCAAGGTCTGTTATACTCTCTTTCTGGTGAGGGGTCTGAGAATAATAAAGTTAGATTTCATTGGGAAAGGCTTCCTCTCACAGATAGGAATAACGActtttcttttaacattttgGGTCCAATTTGTTTTAATGGCACTCTTTTTCTCCAATATTATAACAACAGTGGCGAAAGAAATTTTATGCTGTGGAAACCAAATACCACGGAATTCCAGATCATATACACTGAATGTAGTTTTCCAAAGGTTTGGTCTGATCATTATCAAGTCGGTTATGATCATGTTAAAGATGACTATAAGATGATTAGGCGCACTCATTGTCCTCCTAAAAGTAACCTCAGGGTTTCTTCCTTCTTGGAAGTATTTAGCATAAAGAATAAATCTTGGAAGGAAATTGATGACGATTTTCCACACTCATGTAGATGTAGTGAAGAAGTGTATGTGGATGGAGTGTCTCATTGGTATGAAAAACTCGGAACACGTACACATTTGGTGTCATTTGACTTCAGCAAAGAATCTTTCATTACAACACCGGTGCCCTCTTACACAGATGATGCTTTTGATTTTAATTCGACAAGGTGGATGAGGACGAGAATTTTGACTGTATTAAATGGATCTATTGCTTTTATAGTACATTGTGAAGAGACAAGTAcatttcatattttaattttggGTGAAATCGGTGTCGAAGAATCATGGACTAAACTTTTTAGTGTTGGGCCCTTACCTTGCCTAAAGATTCCTATTGGAATAGGGAAGAAGGGAAATATATTGATCAAAAAGAAAAACAACGAACTAGCTTGGTTTGATATAAGTACCGGGACTATTGATGAGATTGGTGTTATGGCAGAAACTTATGGCAAGATATTAATCTATCAAGAAAGCTTTCTTCCAAATGGAGGAATATATAGCAAATTATCTTCTAGTTTTCACAAACGACCTATATGA